In Tachysurus fulvidraco isolate hzauxx_2018 chromosome 25, HZAU_PFXX_2.0, whole genome shotgun sequence, the following proteins share a genomic window:
- the LOC113649770 gene encoding free fatty acid receptor 2-like produces MVSGVVILSVYILTFLIGLPANALALYAFVKKLRDKPRPTDFLLLNLTISDLLFLLFLPFKMYEAASEMRWLLPGYLCPLTTFIFFSTIYTSSLLLMAVSVDRYLCVAFPVKYKIHQKPLYGVICSIFVWITTSTHLCFVYIVDHLTGVDSQGHDCYNNFTQSQLDVVLPMRLELCLVLYFLPLVVCTFCYARFIHILRHTASLNEGKRRRAVGMAMGTLLVFVVCFLPYNSTHILGYIIKDNVSWRSDALLLTTVNTVFDPITFYFSSAAFQGNLKELLRPRTKTAYTGNGIENVCTKQNRVRQGSQTENIQENDAGELQCP; encoded by the coding sequence ATGGTATCAGGGGTAGTGATCCTGTCAGTCTACATCCTTACCTTCCTGATTGGCCTGCCGGCAAACGCACTCGCCTTGTACGCCTTTGTCAAGAAGCTCCGTGACAAACCCAGACCCACTGACTTCCTCCTGCTCAACCTGACCATATCTGACCTTCTATTTCTGCTCTTCCTGCCATTCAAGATGTACGAGGCTGCATCTGAAATGCGCTGGCTCCTTCCTGGTTACCTGTGTCCCCTCACTACCTTCATATTCTTCTCTACCATCTACACGAGCTCGCTGCTGCTGATGGCTGTTAGCGTTGACCGCTACTTATGTGTGGCATTCCCGGTCAAGTATAAGATCCACCAGAAGCCTTTATATGGAGTCATCTGCAGCATCTTTGTCTGGATCACTACATCAACCCATCTGTGCTTTGTATACATTGTGGATCACCTGACCGGGGTAGACAGTCAGGGCCATGACTGCTACAACAACTTTACTCAATCCCAGCTGGATGTAGTATTACCCATGCGCCTGGAGCTATGCCTCGTTCTATACTTCCTTCCGCTCGTTGTTTGCACCTTCTGCTATGCAAGATTCATCCACATACTCAGGCACACAGCCAGCCTCAACGAAGGGAAGCGACGTAGGGCCGTTGGCATGGCCATGGGCACGTTGCTGGTCTTTGTGGTCTGCTTCCTTCCCTACAATTCCACTCACATCCTGGGCTACATCATCAAGGACAACGTGAGCTGGAGATCTGATGCTTTGCTTCTCACCACCGTCAATACAGTCTTCGACCccatcactttttatttttcctcagcTGCCTTTCAGGGAAATCTGAAAGAACTCCTAAGACCTAGGACTAAGACTGCTTACACTGGCAATGGGATAGAAAATGTTTGCACTAAACAGAATCGAGTGAGACAAGGCAGCCAGACTGAAAATATACAAGAAAATGATGCTGGTGAATTGCAATGTCCATAA
- the LOC113649719 gene encoding free fatty acid receptor 2-like, translating into MINHWVLLSAYIITFLIGLPANILAIYAFIRKLRKKPTPTDVLLLNLTLSDLLFLFFLPMKMYEAASGLQWKLSQTMCSIMSFVFFSTIYTSSLLLMAVSIDRYLGVSFPVTYMKFRKLLYAIIGSIFIWLFSGAHCTIVFFVVHMGTGNSTEQMTTCYENFTNDQKRIVLPVRLEFFVVLCLLPLVVCVFCYLNCIWILYHRPRITKEKKQRAIGMALGTLSVFLICFLPYNISHLVGFNTNESPPWRYYTLLLSTFNTCLDPIIFYFSSSIYRNTTKHSLLRVFSIRRRLGLNTSPKLKDEGDSNSDKELGHHNSNDKNKRDPTKATMTIPET; encoded by the coding sequence ATGATAAACCACTGGGTGCTTCTCTCAGCCTACATTATAACCTTCTTAATCGGCCTACCAGCCAATATCCTGGCCATTTATGCATTCATCAGGAAGCTTAGAAAAAAACCCACACCCACGGACGTCCTCCTGCTGAACCTGACCCTCTCCGATttgctctttttgtttttcctacCAATGAAGATGTATGAGGCAGCATCAGGCCTTCAATGGAAACTTTCCCAGACCATGTGCTCTATCATgtcatttgtatttttcagCACCATCTACACCAGCTCTCTGCTCCTGATGGCTGTCAGCATTGACCGCTACTTGGGAGTTTCCTTCCCAGTGACCTACATGAAGTTTCGTAAACTTCTTTATGCCATCATTGGCAGCATTTTCATCTGGCTGTTCAGTGGTGCACACTGCACCATTGTGTTTTTTGTCGTCCATATGGGCACGGGGAATAGCACTGAACAAATGACCACCTGCTACGAGAATTTCACTAATGACCAGAAAAGAATTGTTCTGCCAGTGCGCCTGGAGTTTTTTGTGGTTCTTTGTTTGTTGCCCCTGGTTGTATGTGTCTTCTGCTATCTCAACTGCATCTGGATCCTTTATCATAGGCCTCGCATAACAAAGGAGAAGAAGCAGCGGGCCATTGGAATGGCACTGGGCACTTTGAGTGTCTTCTTGATTTGCTTTTTGCCTTATAACATATCACATCTGGTGGGCTTCAATACTAATGAAAGCCCTCCGTGGAGGTACTACACACTGCTCCTAAGCACCTTCAACACCTGCCTGGACCCCATCATCTTCTACTTCTCCTCAAGCATTTATCGCAACACCACTAAACACTCCCTTTTGAGAGTTTTTTCAATTCGTCGCCGTCTAGGCTTGAACACCTCTCCCAAGTTAAAAGATGAAGGAGATTCAAACTCTGACAAAGAACTTGGCCATCACAATAGTAACGACAAAAACAAAAGGGATCCTACAAAAGCTACAATGACTATACCTGAAACTTAA
- the lim2.5 gene encoding lens intrinsic membrane protein 2.5 codes for MYSFMGGGLFCAIVANILLVVSTATDYWMQYRLSGSFAHQGLWRYCMSGKCYMQTDSIAYWNATRAFMILSSMSCFAGIIAGILSFTHFSGFERFSRSFAAGIMFFVSTLFVFLAMAIYTGVTVNFLGRRFGDWRFSWSYILGWVALLMNFFAGIFYMCAYRMHECRRVAGSR; via the exons ATGTACAGCTTCATGGGAGGAGGCCTTTTTTGTGCCATCGTGGCCAACATCCTCTTAGTGGTGTCCACAGCCACTGATTACTGGATGCAGTATCGCCTATCAGGCAGCTTCGCTCACCAGGGCCTGTGGCGCTACTGCATGTCGGGAAAGTGCTACATGCAGACGGACAGCATCG CATATTGGAACGCCACCAGGGCCTTCATGATCCTGTCGTCGATGTCGTGCTTCGCAGGGATCATCGCCGGCATTCTTTCCTTCACCCATTTCTCTGGATTTGAGAGATTCAGTCGTTCCTTTGCTGCAGGGATCATGTTTTTCGTTTCGA CTCTCTTCGTTTTTCTGGCCATGGCGATCTACACAGGGGTAACGGTCAACTTCCTGGGAAGGCGCTTTGGCGACTGGCGCTTCTCCTGGTCCTACATCCTCGGTTGGGTTGCTCTGCTCATGAACTTTTTTGCAG GTATATTTTACATGTGTGCTTACAGGATGCACGAGTGCAGGCGAGTCGCGGGATCACGCtag